attattccaacttgtaacagggtaaattacccttaatcgataagtcatcagagatcgataacttttcgactagcatttgagcgcatcgatcttcgggcctagAGAGAGAGCAGGAGGGGGTATTTTTGGGGTCGTTATATAGACGAGCCATGCGTGGTGTCCGGAGAAGTAGTAAAGTGTTGGAACGAGTAACATCAAGAAGTCCAAAGAAGGAAGCGAGTATCAACCATAGAGTTTCTTCAACCAAATTTACACCAGGTATTGGACTTTGGTAATGATGAGCCTTGGGGCCATATACCTGGCTCATCAAACACACtacttctcattttatttattcaagtttggataattcaattgtttaataattttgcttaataataattaattattttaatcaatttaatttgttagctTGTGAACAATTCCTCCTGGGGATTTTACacccgaggaatgttctaaattgttaattcagctggttaataattattaacatcttaagattggctaaattaaattcatcttttgattaatcaaatttaattaatttctgaacatcGAGAATTATTCCAATCAGCAACTCACGACTGGTCAAGCTTCGGTACCCGAGGTCGAGCTTAGTACGCTGTAACGAACAACGGagtccattttgagcgcgcaaattccttgaGAATTTTGTGACgcagtaaatttacaatattaacaactggactattattataaattataacaattgaattatcatttattaatattatttgttacaaaaaaagtattatttatttaatataattcatTGAGAATCGGCTACTGAGTTTCGACGCAATTGAGATCGAATTaaccgtggataatttttcgtgaatttattttatattgagacaaattgttttattaattatttataaatcgaaaaattccacgtggttatttatatattgaactatggaagactaaaattattattggaaaATTAAGTATTGAGAAAATTGCGACGaaattagaaattgaaataacCGCGGATGATTttcggaatttatttttacatcgatataaaattgttgttaattaattatccagtcgacaataacaataataataattgtctagTCGGAAATTTCACGCGGTTGAATCTGATATTGAAATTGAAGCctgtgaaaattataataagtaaaatttaataccatTATTCCGGtagaaattgttataaaactatttattgtgtggattacgtccgagaaatttagttaattttatagagaatATTCTGAGGATTATACAATGTactgagtattaaactcgtggtaattttgaaataagttTAGGCGTTGATTTTTAAGTCGGAAATTTTaagtagtaattattaattgtgaaaATTGTTTACGATTTTAATCtcgagctaatgactgaaggAATTTTAGTGATAAAATCAACGTTgtaaatttttggagttaattttgtaaaattttaattagtcaaaagtaaagtagagtcGGTGTGTGTGGAGAAGAGTGGGTTGTGAGTGGGTGAGTGCTACCAGCGTTCCTTCGCATACGATTAGTCTCTTTGCGAGGTGTTTCGCTGGcgtagaagccgttgtatagacgccaagtggggtacagcgGTAGTAAGGTAGAAACCACGGTATagtcgctccataagagggtactgtGGGATTAAGCAGTTTTTTTTGTAAGCTCACGGGAGGACATCGGTCTATGTTTAGTCACTGGGTCGACTACTTTCGTGAGCCGAGTTAACGAGCCTTTGCATACGATTAGTCTCTTTGCGGGGTGATAAAGCGGTAGCGTGGAGTTGAGGAGAGTAGTAATAAGTTTAGTTGTAAGTGAGTGTGTGTACGTGCAAGCGCACGAGTTGTTAAAttctttgttaataaattttggtaccgttgttaaataaaaatgtattcattTTCAGAACCACCTTCCCCAACTCTCTCTTCCCTGTAGATTAATAGAATCAGCTTTGGtatccggttccaggaaccgagaaaataatcctggtggcgccctggTAAATCTTAGAGTCAattgttgaatatattgttgttgttaaattttactaagggCCAAATGAGCGGGAATTAAACCACccgttacaatatatatatatatatatatatatatatatatattgatgcTGTTTCtcaggaaattaaaaattttaaagaaaaaaaaaatagttttaacgAATTTCCTACCtcgaaaaaattcattgctcgagaatggaattttttttattagtgcaCAATcataattaagttttttataataatgataaaaatataacaaagaGACTCATTAACGCAATACTTTAATGGTCAGTTTTTGATGGTATAATTGGTTGGGAATTCGGAATGATTCGATTATCAATTTTCCTTTGTTCTATTATTCCtgatagattattttttaccactACTATTCACtctatttatgtatattgTTCTTATTAATAAGTTTCAAGAGAGTGGGAGATTGTAAAACAGTGTTTAGCTCAAGTTAACGTTGAAGACAACTGTATATAAACCAAATTTTATTCTcagtaaaaacaaaaatctttTTTGTGTATAAGAATAAGCAActgctttaaaaatttgatagaatgtTAGCTCATCACCTTGTAATATTTGTCTGCATTCAACTTCTGTTGTCCAGTGTCAGCGCAGTAAGTCAATAATTCTCAACGTTTCACGATCAGGTGATAATCGATCATGTTTcaaatagtattaaaaattattttttcagatatCTTTCACAGAGATCGATAACGCTGGAATCGAATGTGAGCAATTTTATACTCGATCACCTGATAAAGAACAAAGCGAGGTCGATTATTTTGTTTGTGTGTTTAGCAAATTGAATGCGGTAAGGATTGAATTATAATAACTCTCAAAGATGTTCACATTacacgaaatattttttaagtaagcTATGATATTGTGTCATGATTTTTCAACAGATAAACAGCGATAATTCTTTGAACGtggaagtaattaaaaatttagtgacAATACTTGGGCAATATTCTCCGCCAGGATTCAGCAAAAGTCGTTTTGAAATGGTATTTAACGCAATAGGATATTGTAGTTCGACAGCAAGTAAGTGCAATACTTCCTAAATAACTTGAAACtctcaattttattgattaaaaattactaattaaatcagttttttaattttctcaatcCAATTGtcgtttgaatattttcaGTAGGTAACACTGTAGAGGAAAGTGTGAAGACATACTTTCAATGTGTAAAAAAGCTTACATGAATATTCAggtattaattactaatttaacAATGGTCGATAAAAACATTGCCATtactcataaatataaattttttagatatatcCTTAAAAACTTGACGATGAAGTTATGTTCTTCAATGTTGAAACATGTCGATGTAAAACTTTAAAGTAATAAAGAGATTTCACTTATAAACAATTTcgactattttaaaaaaaaaatttttgattggggCAACATGAGACAGGTTGAGGCAACAAATCGCTATGTTGGCTCTGGGATAACAAATCTttagttacagtaacaaaaaaaattaggttataataagtaattgaTAGATTATACtaacaaatttgttttgttattgtaccttaaatttttagttaattcgaCTGAACAGTTTTGTTAAATCGACAAGTACGTCTGTTAAAGCAAAACGTcggaaattgtatttttgcaCCGAAAGTGCTTATTACATTTTCAGGCTAAATTTAGGACCAATCGTCGTCAGACTTTCCAATAGAGACTATTTTTGTCTATAATTACTAGTCATCAACTAGTTACTTTATagtcaattgaaaaaagtagttattgaaaactaaattttttaatataattacagTTTTCCACCGAGACGagcttgtaaatttttttaggctAAATTTACGACAAaatgtcataaaaatattcagcAGAGACAATTTCTGTCTAAAACTACTTATCATATAGTAGCTTCTTTATattcaattctaaaaaatagtaatttaaaactcaatttttgagGGAAATTGTATTTTCGCACCGAGTGGAGCTTGTAAGTTATTTTAGGCTACATTAAGGACAAAATGTCATAAGTCATAAGTCGCACATCCAAGTAATAACCACGCTTAATGCTGCTTACCTGGGTGATCGCCCAAATCAAACGTGTGCCGCTCGGCTAACTCTGCCACTtacataaaagtaaaattccaAATATAAACCTGCAGGgaaaaacaaaatgaaaacAATATACGTAATGTAATCCTGAATTTTCAACATCTtaacttcaataaatttaaactaaaacttactataaacataataattaataggaTGAAGTATCAGAAACACTTGAAGTAGACGTATGAACTCGGTCAAGTCGTCAATATATTTGGAGttcattaagaaattaatctatattatttaaaatgggAACCTATCAAAATAGACACATGGAGTAAACGTATCAGTTTCATTAGTGCATTTACGGTTGGTTAACAAAATCACcggtagtatttaaaaagtgCCATTCgacagccgaaatggaagtagatttcattataaataaaaatgagtgcaacagcaaatttcatatttaGCATAGCGGAATACGACTTACTTTTaagactacacatatgatatggtactcaaattgaagcttatttaaagagctttaaGATTCAACTACCAGAGATTCAATAAGTTTTACCATTCCAAAGTTATTCGAGTTAGAAAGTGAgaaatataagttttataattttgaaacttttCGAATATTGGcatatctaaataattttaagacgaCACATATGATATATATAGTATCTTCAAACTTGACTTcggtaaatatataaatatatatatatatgagggTCGATTAAGAAAACCACcagtagtatttaaaataaaaacctatggcgACTAAGACCTGGAGTGAAGGTATCAATTAGGTAAGGTCATTGGtagatttagggttgattaaaaaatctacctgtaatatttaaaataaaaacctatggaggcaaagacctggaatggaggtatcaattcggtaaggtcattggtagatttagggttgattaaaaaatccacctgtagtatttaaaataaaaacctatggaggcaaagacctagaatggaggtatcaattcggtaaggtcattggtacatttagggttgattaagaaatccacctgtagtattaaaaataaaaacctatggaggcaaagatctggagtggaggtatcaattcagtaaggtcgttggtacatttggggttgattaagaaagccactagtagtatttaaaataaaaacctatgaaGGTAAGCACCTCGAGTTAACGTATTAACTCGGTAAGGTCGttggtacatttagggttgattaagaaatccaccggtagtatttaaaacaaaaacccATGGAGGCAAGGACCTGGTGTAGAGGTATCAATTCGAAAAGGTCGTCGGtgcatttagggttgattaaaaaatccactggtagtaattacaataaaaacctatggagggAAAGACCTGGAATAAACATTCGAAGTTCGTCCAAAGTACCAGTGTACTGTGGATACCTCTAAAAGTTTCAAGCACCAGTATTAAAAGTCAAAAGCTATGAAGAAAATCACtcagatatatttatttcaatattttcatttttccgCAAATCAGCGccatctgtaaaaaaaatttctccggtaacgaaaattaaatttttatagttatttttttaattaccagAGACCGCTAGTTTGATTTTCGCTGACTGGGACAATAAAAAATGGGACATTGATCAATTGGGACATTGCTCAGCTGGGACAATGACATATTCCCctcgtgtcaaccggcttcgctttgcaaaccacgctgtaaattacaaatccgcttttatcttaacaatccgctattaaatatattaaatattgagtgtatttaatgtaaataaattcctagtgctattttttataataatttacgcgttttaattgagatatttagacctaaacctgatccccgcttttccgctctttcagtaattattcagTAGTAAatgactaagaaatattttgcgTGGTGGTTAACACCGGGGGATAGATCGAAGTAGCGATCACCGCTCAAGTTTTTAGGTTTGTAGCTGATTTTTCCCTCCTCGTGTCGTCTTGTGACGTCACGGGGCTGCACATTAATTTAGCTAGTGTCGgtaacgaaaatttcgggTGATAGTTCGCTAGGCTGGTAACATCGGGGCATTTTGTAGTGtctcattatatatatatatttagtgtctcaatatatatatatatatatatatatatatatatatatatatatatatatatatatatatatatatatatatataggagatcccgtttttgaactcactgatcacgatatctctgaaactataaggccgattgacttgaaatttggtatgAATATTTCTTTTGCCAAGTAGAGATCAGGTAAGAACGGGTTTTACATAATTCCACCCCCAAcgaggattgcgggggcgtaaGCAATGGAAAATTGGTATTTCTGAACTACAGCTCCGacaaacttgaaatttggtaggaatatctTTTCTGATACGCTGAGGTCATCTAAACTcacattttatgaaatttacgCTCCCaaggggattgcgggggcgtaaTCAATAGAAAACTGAAATTTCAAAACTATAGCTCCAACAGACCTAAAATTTGGTTGGAATATCTCTATTTAATACATTATGGTCAACAAAAAGcacattttatgaaattctaCTTCAAAAGGCAATTGCGAGGGGGGAGGGGCCgtaaaaaatggaaaattaatattttcaaatttattaagatatattcagaaaaacaaaacttttagaaatattttccATGTTTCTCACCCCCAACGGTTGATACCTTCTTTTTGTCGACAGATCACAACATTGACATATTATAATGGCAAaacaaagttttattattacaaaataacaatGGAAGGCAATCGTTTGTCTAATATTTCGCCGATTGCCCGGTCACGATCATTTTATATGCCACGGTCATTACGTCCTGTTTTGGATAATGTAGTACCTGTAGCATCTAGCACTTACTTTGGAATTAGGAGTAAGTTTTGATGTTCTCCtaaatttaaacattaattatCTAAACATAAATTAACACTTAATATTATAGAGAATAAAATCGGATCAACTCATTTTCGTGTCCATAAATGGTATAGAATCGCCTTGACCGAATATTTTGGATGCTCTATCACGTCGGTCATGATTCATGCAGAAATTCTAATATTTGGTCTGGAAGATGGTAAGCCAATatacttttttgataattaattattcaattgttatatttttacagGTTCTATTCACATGATCCATATTGGTCATTACAATGACATTTTATCGTTGGGAAAACAAAATCTCATAAACGCCACAAAGATCCAAGTGGACACCGAAcctattattaaattgaatgtcTTAGAAGTTGACAAAAAACCTTGTGTCGTTTCAAGTACTGAATCCAGAAttcacttaataaattttttctagagaATTATATATTCGGTACGTTTAACTTTTATCGTGAAAATCACGAATTGCTGTATGAGCTGTGTttaattatatgataatacTGTTATCAACAAACGGAATCGTATTGAACCGTATTGAACATTCTATCCGTTTCAATACGAAGTATATAGTATAAAGTATAAGCATACAGTCGCATTTTTATTAGTCATTCTACAATAGTATTAAAAGTGGAGTAATTTGTCATCTACATTGTatatttgatattattaaattcagaaaaaattccTGATCAttcgtaaatataaattgtGAAAGTgcattgattatttaattaatattggcttttatataaattcattttgtttTCGAGGTTAGTTGTGCAAGTGAATTTTTGTTGAATCAGTGCCGAGTGCCGTCACCTATCTCAGTCTTTAAATACTCACTAACTGTTTTACCTAATGTCTTGCATACTTTGCTTCGGTGATATTGAAGATGCAGCATATGCTGTTAAATCAGGTGATGACTGTAAACAAAAACATAAATTCCACGTCACGTGTgccaaaataaaatacaatctCCAATCTTCAAGTGAGGTTgtatcttttattaaaaataaatgcccAGCATGCgttgaaacaaattttatgGTGGTTATGTCATCTTTTCAAATGCAACTTTCAAAATTAAGCAAACTAGATAAACTAGATGGACTTGAGAACTCAGCGAAGTCAAtgcatgaaaaaattgactCTACACAAAGGCAACAGGAAGATTTAGTTAACAAGTTTAGAGATTTAGAACATAGAGTAGCGACCTTGGAAAAACATGAAAGCTCTAATGAACTCAGAGAAATATCGGAAAAGGTATTGAAGACAGCTGAAGTTATAAACAAAAGTAACTTTGAATTACGTGCATTACAGATTGAATCTGATTCATTAGCCGATGAAATTGCGATTTCTGGATTATCGGAATCTCCAAATGAGAATATACGATCGGTTGCTAACAATTTGTTACAATATTTGGATATACCAGTTGTCGACTCATGTGTCAAACTTGTTAAGAGGATAGGTAAACCTATGGAACAGACGTCTGGGCGTGTAAATCAGCGACAGCGTGATGTCCTAATCAAGTTTGaatctaaaaatattgttaatgaCATAATATCAAAGTCTAAGACCAAAACTATACCTGGTAATGCACTAATTAAGAATTCTAACTTCCCTGCGGACCCTGTGCGTGTACATCGAAGA
The sequence above is drawn from the Cotesia glomerata isolate CgM1 linkage group LG4, MPM_Cglom_v2.3, whole genome shotgun sequence genome and encodes:
- the LOC123262508 gene encoding uncharacterized protein LOC123262508 — encoded protein: MLAHHLVIFVCIQLLLSSVSAISFTEIDNAGIECEQFYTRSPDKEQSEVDYFVCVFSKLNAINSDNSLNVEVIKNLVTILGQYSPPGFSKSRFEMVFNAIGYCSSTAIGNTVEESVKTYFQCVKKLT